In the genome of Myxococcus stipitatus, one region contains:
- a CDS encoding tetratricopeptide repeat protein, translating to MGRVIKHEATEGVRMESGAVRRMRSFARGESTWAEVEGMTFEEAKAIAQVGCDLAAAGRLEEARILFEGLVAGNPRDAGAHAALGTVYQRLGRLEEAIAEYSAALARDAAHPVALANRGELYLRKGERQGFTDLSNAVEVDPHGETSAGRRARALVKAITLVAVEKLKEDSDQL from the coding sequence ATGGGACGCGTCATCAAGCATGAAGCAACGGAGGGGGTGCGGATGGAGAGCGGAGCGGTGCGGCGGATGCGGTCGTTCGCGCGGGGCGAGTCGACCTGGGCGGAGGTGGAGGGGATGACTTTCGAGGAGGCGAAGGCCATCGCGCAGGTGGGGTGTGACCTGGCGGCGGCGGGGCGGCTGGAGGAGGCGCGAATCCTCTTCGAGGGGTTGGTGGCGGGGAACCCGAGGGATGCGGGAGCACACGCGGCGCTGGGCACGGTGTACCAGCGGCTGGGGCGGTTGGAGGAGGCCATCGCGGAGTACAGCGCGGCGTTGGCGCGCGATGCGGCGCATCCGGTGGCGTTGGCGAATCGGGGGGAGCTGTACCTGCGCAAGGGGGAGCGGCAGGGCTTCACGGACCTCTCCAACGCGGTGGAGGTGGACCCGCATGGAGAGACCTCGGCGGGACGGCGGGCGAGGGCGTTGGTGAAGGCCATCACGTTGGTGGCGGTGGAGAAGCTGAAGGAGGACTCGGACCAGCTGTAG
- a CDS encoding tetratricopeptide repeat protein has translation MRTYMSVSRWWWLAVLGLGVAGCRTTGAVAGKDTATPPVTQEIQFDAVTVTADLELDKLNDEELFAEGTSAFAANDFKQAARYFGRLADFHPHSQHRRQALYNAGLAHQRLKEWEEAWHRFSELSDPAKGQGDALDAAFRVAETQYHLERYDEAISLLTTLAERQDLPLNRRIEARVQQGICELEAGRADAAEATLRKAISAYESLGDKDEVDDYFPAQAHFFVGELYRMHYENVQLDPGKGADKLAEDLNYKAELLLSAQGHYLRSIRVGNGYWATAAGSQIGALYEDLYARMVNSPAPAELNAEEAVVYRQELRKKIRVLLTKSINIYERTLETAERIGSQSTFVDRTRESLAKVKALLLADAEGEPVPTPPSTEDDPHS, from the coding sequence ATGCGGACGTACATGTCGGTGAGCCGATGGTGGTGGCTGGCGGTGCTGGGACTCGGGGTCGCCGGGTGTCGGACGACAGGCGCCGTTGCGGGGAAGGACACCGCGACTCCGCCCGTGACGCAGGAAATCCAGTTCGACGCGGTGACGGTGACGGCGGACCTGGAGCTGGACAAGCTCAACGACGAGGAGCTCTTCGCCGAGGGGACCTCCGCCTTCGCCGCCAACGACTTCAAGCAGGCCGCGCGCTACTTCGGGCGGCTGGCGGACTTCCACCCCCACAGCCAGCACCGGCGTCAGGCGCTCTACAACGCGGGGCTGGCCCACCAGCGGCTCAAGGAGTGGGAGGAGGCCTGGCACCGCTTCTCCGAGCTGTCGGACCCGGCCAAGGGCCAGGGGGATGCCCTGGACGCGGCGTTCCGCGTGGCGGAGACGCAGTACCACCTGGAGCGCTACGACGAGGCCATCTCGCTGCTGACCACCCTTGCCGAGCGCCAGGACCTGCCCCTCAACCGCCGCATCGAGGCACGGGTGCAGCAGGGCATCTGCGAGCTGGAGGCCGGCCGCGCCGATGCGGCGGAGGCCACGCTGCGCAAGGCCATCTCCGCGTACGAGTCCCTCGGGGACAAGGACGAGGTGGACGACTACTTCCCCGCGCAGGCGCACTTCTTCGTGGGGGAGCTGTACCGGATGCACTACGAGAACGTGCAGCTGGACCCGGGCAAGGGCGCCGACAAGCTCGCCGAGGACCTCAACTACAAGGCCGAGCTGCTGCTGTCCGCGCAGGGGCACTACCTGCGCTCCATCCGCGTGGGCAACGGGTACTGGGCCACTGCGGCGGGCTCGCAGATTGGGGCGCTCTATGAGGACCTCTACGCGAGGATGGTGAACTCGCCCGCGCCCGCGGAGCTCAACGCCGAGGAGGCCGTCGTCTACCGGCAGGAGCTGCGCAAGAAGATCCGGGTGCTGCTCACCAAGTCCATCAACATCTACGAGCGCACGTTGGAGACGGCCGAGCGCATCGGCTCGCAGAGCACCTTCGTGGACCGCACGCGCGAGAGCCTCGCCAAGGTGAAGGCGCTGCTCCTGGCGGACGCGGAGGGCGAGCCCGTGCCCACCCCACCGTCCACCGAGGATGACCCTCACTCCTGA
- a CDS encoding M48 family metalloprotease — MEPLFTPEQLAEIHAYHQPYYVRAAVDPFAKVLLLALLLGVLVRPFFRMATSVAAGLERGLGFLRTAPVSRAFFQAMDRLWGEAGWGAAVIFALMTDLFVKLIYAPVDVWFAYTLEHRHGMSNYTPAAFAWDLFKGHLMGAFAIAALVIGMYGLARRTRHWWWILGVPVALLMLVSAALDPYRSRLYFEQQPLPPGALRTRITALMAQADIPFSDVLVEKTSVASRRLQAYFAGQGPTRTIVLNDVIIQELSEEEVLAAVAHEAGHIHEPKWPGRIASSLALVALLFAIDRLLRRASAWGWFGTTRFADIRTLPLLSLILFVVSLVGGPIAGTFSREREREADRFALRLTHDTDSFRRMLVKAARVNKMDPEPPRWVVLKGMSHPPIAERLASLPSP; from the coding sequence ATGGAGCCCCTCTTCACGCCCGAGCAGCTGGCGGAGATTCACGCGTACCACCAGCCGTACTACGTCCGCGCGGCGGTGGACCCGTTCGCCAAGGTGCTCCTGCTGGCCTTGCTGCTGGGGGTGCTCGTCCGGCCCTTCTTCCGCATGGCCACATCGGTCGCGGCAGGACTGGAGCGAGGGCTGGGCTTCCTTCGCACCGCGCCTGTCAGCCGCGCCTTCTTTCAGGCCATGGACCGGCTGTGGGGTGAAGCGGGCTGGGGCGCGGCCGTCATCTTCGCGTTGATGACGGACCTGTTCGTCAAGCTCATCTACGCACCGGTGGATGTCTGGTTCGCGTACACGCTGGAGCACCGGCACGGCATGTCCAACTACACGCCGGCCGCCTTCGCGTGGGACCTGTTCAAGGGCCACTTGATGGGAGCGTTCGCCATCGCCGCGCTCGTGATTGGCATGTACGGGCTGGCTCGCCGCACGCGCCACTGGTGGTGGATTCTGGGGGTCCCCGTCGCGCTGCTGATGCTCGTCTCCGCCGCGCTGGACCCGTACAGGAGCCGGCTCTACTTCGAGCAACAGCCGCTCCCGCCGGGAGCGCTGCGCACGCGAATCACCGCGCTGATGGCTCAGGCGGACATTCCGTTCTCCGACGTGCTCGTCGAGAAGACGTCCGTCGCGTCCCGCAGGCTCCAGGCCTACTTCGCGGGCCAGGGCCCCACGCGAACCATCGTGCTCAACGATGTCATCATCCAGGAGCTCAGCGAAGAGGAGGTGCTTGCCGCCGTGGCCCATGAAGCGGGCCACATCCACGAGCCCAAGTGGCCCGGCCGCATCGCGTCCTCACTGGCGCTGGTGGCGCTGCTCTTCGCCATCGACCGGCTCTTGCGCAGAGCCTCCGCATGGGGCTGGTTCGGGACCACGCGCTTCGCGGACATCCGGACCCTGCCGCTGCTGTCCCTCATCCTGTTCGTCGTCTCGCTCGTGGGAGGCCCCATCGCCGGGACGTTCTCGCGCGAGCGTGAGCGCGAAGCAGACCGCTTCGCCCTGCGGCTGACTCACGACACCGATTCGTTCCGCCGGATGCTCGTGAAGGCCGCGCGCGTCAACAAGATGGACCCGGAGCCGCCACGCTGGGTCGTCCTCAAGGGCATGAGCCATCCGCCCATCGCTGAACGGCTCGCGAGCTTGCCGTCCCCCTGA
- a CDS encoding ArsA family ATPase — translation MAGLLDKRLWVVSGKGGVGKSTVSAALALRSARAGRRTLVCEVNTQERVSRFLGHPAAGPEVTLLEENLWAVDVRPQEAMREYGLMVLRFETLYKTVFENRLVRYFLRFVPSLQELVLLGKIMYHLQETLPDGRPRFDTIVLDAPATGHAISFLSVPQVLVQTVPPGPMSREAQKMRDLLVNPSVTAAVLVALPEEMPVNEALELHAALQDKVNIRTHAAVLNQAISERFTEADLEALADERDLYAVAKAHHDREALTVLAGTKLERNLHVPVFNVPRLFLPAFGREAIEQVMGHLEALVMGER, via the coding sequence ATGGCAGGGCTTCTGGACAAGCGGTTGTGGGTCGTCTCCGGTAAGGGCGGCGTGGGTAAGAGCACGGTCTCCGCGGCCCTCGCTCTGCGCTCGGCGCGTGCGGGACGCAGGACGCTGGTGTGCGAGGTGAACACGCAGGAGCGCGTCAGCCGCTTCCTCGGTCACCCCGCCGCCGGCCCGGAGGTCACCCTCCTGGAGGAGAACCTCTGGGCGGTGGACGTGCGCCCCCAGGAGGCCATGCGCGAGTACGGCCTCATGGTCCTGCGCTTCGAGACCCTCTACAAGACGGTCTTCGAGAACCGGCTGGTGCGCTACTTCCTGCGCTTCGTGCCGTCCCTCCAGGAGCTCGTCCTGCTGGGGAAGATCATGTACCACCTGCAGGAGACGCTCCCGGACGGGCGGCCTCGCTTCGACACCATCGTGTTGGACGCGCCGGCCACGGGACACGCCATCTCCTTCCTCAGCGTGCCGCAGGTGCTCGTGCAGACGGTGCCTCCGGGCCCCATGTCCCGCGAGGCGCAGAAGATGCGGGACCTGCTGGTGAACCCCTCCGTGACGGCGGCGGTGCTGGTGGCGCTGCCGGAGGAGATGCCGGTGAACGAGGCGCTGGAGCTGCACGCGGCGCTCCAGGACAAGGTGAACATCCGCACGCACGCGGCGGTGCTCAACCAGGCCATCTCCGAGCGCTTCACGGAAGCCGACCTGGAGGCGCTGGCGGACGAGCGCGACCTGTACGCCGTGGCGAAGGCGCATCATGACCGCGAGGCGCTGACGGTCCTCGCCGGAACCAAGCTGGAGCGGAATCTTCACGTGCCCGTGTTCAACGTCCCCCGGTTGTTCCTTCCCGCCTTCGGGCGCGAGGCCATCGAGCAGGTCATGGGCCACCTCGAAGCACTGGTGATGGGGGAGCGGTGA
- the ruvX gene encoding Holliday junction resolvase RuvX — protein MRTLGLDFGTKTIGVAVSDGLGLTAQGVTTIRRTSLKADLAALAALAQEYEADRVVIGLPLNMDGSEGPRAEASRKFADTVAQSLGIQVELVDERLSTVAATRTLLEADVSRARRKEVIDQVAAQFILQGWLDARRPQDTAAYHADDDYDDSEP, from the coding sequence ATGCGTACCCTGGGTTTGGACTTTGGAACCAAGACCATCGGGGTGGCCGTCTCGGATGGCCTGGGGCTCACGGCCCAGGGTGTCACCACCATCCGGCGCACCTCGCTGAAAGCGGACCTCGCCGCGCTCGCCGCCCTCGCACAAGAGTACGAGGCGGACCGCGTCGTCATCGGGCTGCCCCTCAACATGGATGGCTCGGAGGGCCCGCGCGCGGAGGCTTCACGCAAGTTCGCGGACACCGTGGCCCAGTCCCTGGGCATCCAGGTGGAACTCGTGGACGAGCGCCTGTCCACCGTCGCCGCCACCCGCACCCTCCTGGAGGCGGATGTCAGCCGCGCCCGCCGCAAGGAGGTCATCGACCAGGTGGCCGCGCAGTTCATCCTCCAGGGCTGGCTGGACGCCCGCCGCCCCCAGGACACCGCCGCGTACCACGCGGACGACGACTACGACGACTCGGAGCCCTGA
- a CDS encoding ParA family protein has product MRRIAFINEKGGTCKTTLAVNTAAWLARERGLRVLLVDLDTQGHASKALGLDVRTLPRNVFHLLTDDAVLLADVVRPSAVPGLDVLPSYKEMADFPVVVASHARRSHRLADRLEAAKAAGYDAVVFDSPPSMGLTTRNILVAATEVVVPVALTYLALDGCAEVADTVRQVGEAEGRPDLSVTKVVPTLYRKTALATAILERLKAYFPGSLAATPLGYDVKVDEAQSHGKTIFEYAPRSRGARMLAAIAEEIHGEPAPRKRKRAPRAE; this is encoded by the coding sequence ATGCGGCGCATCGCCTTCATCAACGAGAAGGGCGGCACCTGCAAGACGACGCTGGCGGTCAACACCGCGGCGTGGCTGGCCAGGGAGCGCGGCCTGCGTGTGCTGCTGGTGGACCTGGACACCCAGGGACACGCCAGCAAGGCGCTGGGACTGGATGTCCGCACGTTGCCTCGCAACGTCTTCCACCTGCTGACCGATGACGCCGTTCTCCTGGCGGATGTGGTGCGTCCATCCGCCGTGCCGGGCCTGGACGTGCTGCCCTCATACAAGGAGATGGCGGACTTCCCCGTGGTGGTGGCGTCGCATGCGCGCAGGTCTCACCGCCTGGCGGACCGACTGGAGGCGGCGAAGGCGGCGGGCTACGACGCCGTGGTGTTCGACTCGCCGCCGTCCATGGGGCTCACCACGCGCAACATCCTGGTGGCCGCGACGGAGGTGGTGGTGCCCGTGGCGCTGACGTACCTGGCGCTGGATGGGTGCGCCGAGGTGGCGGACACGGTGCGGCAGGTGGGCGAGGCCGAAGGGCGTCCCGACCTGAGCGTCACCAAGGTGGTGCCCACGCTCTACCGGAAGACGGCGCTGGCCACGGCCATCCTGGAGCGGCTGAAGGCGTACTTCCCCGGCTCACTCGCGGCCACGCCCCTGGGCTACGACGTCAAGGTGGACGAGGCGCAGAGCCACGGGAAGACCATCTTCGAGTACGCACCCCGCAGCAGAGGGGCCCGGATGTTGGCCGCCATCGCCGAGGAGATTCACGGCGAGCCCGCTCCCCGGAAGCGGAAGCGGGCCCCGCGCGCGGAGTAG
- a CDS encoding ArsA family ATPase, with amino-acid sequence MSTTALGPALGKKRVLICVGSGGVGKTTVAATLALRAAVDGRSSLVCTIDPAKRLANSLGLSALGNAETRVPASALEPLGVTARAHLHAMMLDMKQTWDDLITRVAPPEQREKILANRFYQSLSTALAGSQEYIAMEKVWELRRKGQYELVVLDTPPTAHALDFLDAPNRVLDFLDNEAAKWLLAPALKAGKFGLSLFNRSGYVLRALSKFTGTEMLQELSNFMLALSGMNEGFRERARGVRALLEDSTTGFVLVTSPHSERMDEAIHFNTLLRQHRMEVVALVVNRVHPMPTEAMWQAASALTPGRRAKVEETLRELRILAEQDRRGIAQLQAACPDIPLIQVPRFGLDVHDITSLWQTGRFLLGDDTF; translated from the coding sequence GTGAGCACCACGGCCTTGGGTCCCGCGCTCGGCAAGAAGCGCGTCCTCATCTGCGTCGGCTCCGGCGGCGTGGGCAAGACGACGGTGGCCGCCACGCTGGCGCTGCGCGCGGCGGTGGATGGCCGCTCCAGCCTGGTGTGCACCATCGACCCGGCGAAGCGACTGGCGAACTCGCTGGGCCTGTCCGCGCTGGGCAACGCGGAGACGCGGGTGCCCGCCTCCGCGCTGGAGCCGCTGGGCGTGACAGCCCGCGCGCACCTCCACGCGATGATGCTGGACATGAAGCAGACGTGGGATGACCTCATCACCCGCGTCGCTCCGCCCGAGCAGCGCGAGAAGATTCTCGCCAACCGCTTCTATCAGTCGCTCTCCACGGCCCTGGCTGGCAGCCAGGAGTACATCGCCATGGAGAAGGTGTGGGAGCTGCGCCGCAAGGGCCAGTACGAGCTCGTCGTGCTGGACACGCCTCCCACCGCGCACGCGCTGGACTTCCTCGACGCGCCCAACCGCGTGCTGGACTTCCTGGACAACGAGGCGGCGAAGTGGCTGCTGGCGCCGGCGCTGAAGGCGGGCAAGTTCGGCCTGTCGCTGTTCAACCGCAGCGGCTACGTGCTGCGCGCGCTGTCCAAGTTCACCGGCACGGAGATGCTGCAGGAGCTCTCCAACTTCATGCTCGCGCTGTCGGGCATGAACGAGGGCTTCCGCGAGCGGGCCCGCGGCGTGCGGGCGCTGCTGGAGGACAGCACCACGGGCTTCGTGCTGGTGACCAGCCCCCACTCCGAGCGCATGGACGAGGCCATCCACTTCAACACCCTGCTGAGGCAGCACCGCATGGAGGTGGTGGCGCTGGTGGTCAACCGCGTCCACCCCATGCCCACCGAGGCCATGTGGCAGGCCGCGTCCGCGCTGACGCCCGGCCGCCGCGCGAAGGTCGAGGAGACGCTGCGCGAGCTGCGGATTCTCGCCGAGCAGGACCGGCGCGGCATCGCCCAGCTCCAGGCCGCGTGCCCCGACATCCCCCTCATCCAGGTGCCGCGCTTCGGCCTGGATGTGCACGACATCACCAGCCTGTGGCAGACCGGCCGCTTCCTCCTCGGGGATGACACTTTCTGA
- a CDS encoding twin-arginine translocase TatA/TatE family subunit yields MLGLGIGEIIVLGFILLVVFSAARMGQLGNAVGKFVYSFRKASKGEDLVDAKSLTHPRRGSTDAEYSEPESPRRR; encoded by the coding sequence ATGCTGGGCCTTGGCATCGGAGAAATCATCGTCCTCGGCTTCATCCTGCTGGTGGTCTTCTCGGCCGCCCGGATGGGCCAGCTCGGCAATGCGGTGGGCAAGTTCGTCTACTCGTTCCGCAAGGCCTCCAAGGGCGAGGACCTGGTCGACGCCAAGTCGCTGACGCACCCGCGCCGAGGCTCCACCGACGCCGAGTACAGCGAGCCCGAGTCACCGCGCCGCCGCTAG
- a CDS encoding zinc-ribbon domain-containing protein, which produces MIVKCARCQTRFKIPDEKVTEKGVKVRCTKCQNTFRVTRESAGEDAGVPLPPPSGGQVDPFAGFGVAPDPQGVEVTRPGFYAQGVAATRTSVPDSPWNSVDGGLDTEDGVYREPTRVGPIPLPPPQAPGAAEAARGSAGLSGGAVPLPGLAPPVRSPSPGVAAPRGTGAQGRPPPPPTAAPQQGRGTASAGRGGVPPSGGAAGSAVDDPFMDFLNAPVPGGASTPFDDLPAPVAAPGSAARRPTTVPSGADPFASIDIDDATVTGRPPFASAPPVPTSAEEDPFASIDIDDSAMSGGADPFGSTGGDDATFAGAPPFMASGASPTGAQGAAAARPAGAPGVVSGRPPQGAPPGVAQMRAPQAVPPTRAPLAGGPSAPQPGGATPPRPPPPPAAPSGDDLFAALGPAPSQGRAAAPAGEDPFASIGGTPPQGRGTGGATPPRPPPQAAAPSGDLFASLDDATIPGRPLASGRAVEAPFPSLEDATLPGRPPHAAASGKADPFASLGSSPSQGRPPGGAAPSAGGAAPQGRAPRPEAAVAGGAAPQGRVPRPAAPGGEDLIASLTGTPAPAAPGGEDPFASLDLGDATMPGRPPSSAPASSPGDLFDLSSDSDAFGEHAGVQPSESGRAELFGHSSPDGLALDEHPGHSTRSLLDDVPPVDEGQGLGVSLGRIGVPGSAQREVVDLSPDVSAAPAVSVVKPTARPEDVGIPQSRPPSRARKVTALLLNLVVAAALVVGLGAVGRVYLREGRIDLTVLSPERLRALVVPAPTSLVALDVSNGLYETQSGRPVFFIRGDIENRTSAATKVRVRGALFDGAQRVRSAEGLAGTVATPEELHAVGNAESALALRQRLDGAATSVAPGARVPFLLVFHEYPADLGAFRLEVTMEAVAEPSAPAPVPTPSEAPAQAAPTE; this is translated from the coding sequence ATGATCGTCAAGTGCGCGCGGTGCCAGACCCGATTCAAGATCCCCGACGAGAAGGTGACCGAGAAGGGGGTCAAAGTCCGCTGCACCAAATGTCAGAACACGTTCCGCGTCACCCGTGAATCGGCCGGGGAAGACGCCGGTGTGCCTTTGCCTCCCCCCTCGGGCGGGCAGGTAGACCCCTTCGCGGGATTCGGGGTCGCCCCGGACCCCCAGGGCGTGGAAGTCACGCGCCCTGGCTTCTATGCGCAGGGGGTCGCCGCTACCCGGACGTCGGTGCCGGACTCCCCCTGGAACAGTGTGGACGGGGGGCTGGATACGGAAGACGGCGTCTACCGGGAGCCGACGCGGGTCGGGCCCATTCCGCTGCCGCCCCCTCAGGCGCCAGGCGCCGCCGAGGCCGCGCGGGGCTCGGCGGGGCTGTCCGGTGGCGCGGTGCCCCTGCCTGGGCTGGCCCCGCCCGTCCGGTCCCCCTCGCCAGGGGTTGCCGCTCCTCGAGGGACGGGGGCACAGGGGAGGCCACCGCCTCCGCCCACCGCCGCGCCGCAGCAGGGCAGGGGGACGGCCTCCGCGGGACGAGGGGGCGTGCCTCCCTCGGGTGGGGCCGCGGGTTCGGCGGTCGATGACCCGTTCATGGATTTCCTCAACGCCCCGGTGCCGGGCGGTGCGTCGACCCCGTTCGATGACCTGCCTGCTCCCGTGGCGGCTCCGGGAAGCGCGGCTCGCCGGCCGACGACGGTTCCCTCGGGTGCGGATCCGTTCGCGTCCATCGACATCGACGATGCGACGGTGACGGGACGGCCTCCGTTCGCGTCCGCTCCCCCCGTGCCGACGAGCGCGGAGGAGGACCCGTTCGCGTCCATCGACATCGACGACTCGGCGATGTCGGGGGGCGCGGACCCGTTCGGGTCCACGGGTGGAGACGACGCGACGTTCGCGGGAGCGCCACCGTTCATGGCGTCCGGGGCTTCGCCGACGGGCGCGCAGGGGGCCGCTGCCGCGAGGCCCGCGGGTGCGCCTGGAGTCGTCTCGGGACGTCCGCCGCAGGGGGCTCCGCCGGGAGTCGCGCAGATGCGTGCTCCGCAGGCGGTGCCGCCCACGCGAGCGCCTCTGGCGGGTGGGCCGTCGGCGCCGCAGCCTGGCGGTGCGACACCGCCGAGACCTCCGCCTCCGCCGGCGGCTCCCTCGGGAGATGACCTCTTCGCCGCGCTTGGACCTGCTCCGTCACAGGGCCGTGCGGCGGCTCCCGCTGGCGAGGACCCGTTCGCTTCGATTGGTGGAACGCCGCCTCAGGGACGTGGCACGGGCGGCGCGACGCCACCGAGGCCGCCTCCTCAGGCGGCTGCTCCCAGCGGGGACCTCTTCGCCTCTCTCGATGACGCGACGATACCTGGACGGCCCCTGGCGTCTGGCCGTGCCGTCGAGGCGCCATTCCCCTCGCTCGAGGACGCGACGCTGCCAGGACGACCGCCGCACGCGGCTGCCTCCGGGAAGGCAGACCCGTTTGCCTCGCTCGGAAGCTCCCCATCCCAGGGCCGTCCTCCTGGTGGTGCGGCCCCGTCCGCCGGAGGCGCTGCGCCGCAGGGGCGTGCGCCACGTCCGGAGGCTGCTGTTGCCGGAGGCGCTGCGCCGCAGGGACGGGTCCCGCGCCCCGCTGCTCCGGGGGGAGAGGACCTCATCGCCTCGCTCACGGGCACACCCGCCCCGGCTGCGCCCGGCGGAGAGGACCCGTTCGCCTCGCTCGACCTCGGCGATGCCACCATGCCGGGGCGGCCTCCTTCCTCGGCGCCCGCTTCGAGCCCGGGAGACCTGTTCGACCTCTCCTCGGACAGCGATGCCTTCGGCGAGCACGCGGGCGTCCAGCCCAGCGAGTCCGGTCGCGCGGAGCTCTTCGGCCATTCCTCCCCGGATGGGCTCGCGCTCGACGAGCATCCGGGGCATTCCACGCGCTCGCTCCTGGACGATGTCCCTCCCGTGGACGAGGGCCAGGGGCTCGGCGTCTCGTTGGGCCGCATCGGTGTCCCCGGGAGCGCGCAGCGCGAGGTCGTCGACCTCTCCCCCGACGTGTCCGCGGCCCCCGCCGTCTCCGTGGTCAAGCCCACGGCGCGTCCTGAAGACGTCGGCATTCCGCAGTCCCGTCCGCCCAGCCGCGCGCGCAAGGTGACCGCGCTGCTGTTGAACCTCGTTGTCGCCGCCGCGCTCGTGGTGGGCCTGGGCGCCGTGGGCCGCGTCTACCTGCGCGAAGGCCGCATCGACCTCACCGTGCTCTCCCCCGAGCGCCTGCGCGCACTGGTCGTCCCCGCGCCGACGTCACTGGTGGCGCTCGACGTGTCCAACGGCCTCTACGAGACCCAGTCGGGCCGCCCCGTCTTCTTCATTCGAGGCGACATCGAGAACCGCACCTCCGCCGCGACCAAGGTCCGCGTCCGGGGCGCCCTGTTCGACGGAGCCCAGCGCGTGCGCTCCGCCGAGGGACTCGCGGGCACCGTCGCCACTCCCGAGGAGCTCCATGCCGTGGGCAACGCGGAGAGCGCGCTGGCCTTGCGGCAGCGGCTGGATGGCGCGGCCACGTCCGTGGCACCGGGGGCCCGCGTGCCCTTCCTCCTCGTGTTCCACGAGTACCCCGCGGACCTGGGGGCCTTCCGGCTGGAGGTGACGATGGAGGCCGTCGCGGAGCCCTCGGCCCCGGCTCCCGTGCCCACGCCGTCCGAGGCTCCCGCCCAGGCCGCGCCCACGGAGTGA
- a CDS encoding polyhydroxyalkanoate synthesis regulator DNA-binding domain-containing protein, with amino-acid sequence MSEAEQAGAPSKEPKIIKRYTNRKLYDTVESRYVTLDEIAAMIKEGTEVRIVDNRTKEDLTSVTLAQIIFEEEKKKNQMPLSVLREIIRHPGESISGFIQKEVTPRVASIREEAESRLDKLLRREDAARPATPESPEEPQQQTADAGGLSPADLLKASQRAFEDWQRKIDERVKHVVENLTGNLPALGRDMQSLNQRLEELEKKLEQMEQQKKE; translated from the coding sequence ATGAGCGAGGCCGAGCAAGCAGGCGCTCCGAGCAAGGAGCCGAAGATCATCAAGCGGTACACGAACCGGAAGCTCTACGACACCGTGGAGAGCCGGTACGTCACCCTCGATGAAATCGCCGCGATGATCAAGGAGGGAACCGAAGTGCGGATTGTCGACAACCGCACGAAAGAGGACCTGACCTCCGTCACCCTCGCGCAAATCATCTTCGAGGAGGAGAAGAAGAAGAACCAGATGCCGCTGTCCGTGCTGCGGGAAATCATCCGCCACCCCGGCGAGTCCATCTCGGGCTTCATCCAGAAGGAAGTCACGCCTCGCGTCGCCTCCATCCGCGAGGAGGCCGAGTCCCGGCTCGACAAGCTCCTTCGCCGCGAGGACGCCGCCAGGCCGGCCACCCCTGAGTCCCCCGAGGAGCCGCAGCAGCAGACCGCCGACGCGGGAGGCCTGTCCCCCGCCGACCTGCTCAAGGCCAGCCAGCGCGCGTTCGAGGACTGGCAGCGCAAGATTGACGAGCGCGTGAAGCACGTCGTCGAGAACCTCACCGGCAACCTCCCCGCCCTGGGCCGCGACATGCAGTCGCTCAACCAGCGGCTCGAGGAGCTGGAGAAGAAGCTCGAGCAGATGGAGCAGCAGAAGAAGGAGTAG